Proteins encoded by one window of Streptomyces sp. NBC_01477:
- a CDS encoding NAD(P)-dependent oxidoreductase, whose product MSDSLTVAVLGTGLMGAGMARNLSAAGHDVRAWNRTLSRAQPLAADGVRVVADPAEAVRDADAVLTMLLDGPATEAAVSGAAAGFRPGALWLQTGTVGPEAQAALAARAADHGLVFFDSPVLGTRSVADAGELTVLAAGPEDARPVAAAVFDAIGSGTVWLPGPAADGPASRLKLVLNNWVLALTAATGETLALAKALGVDPDRFFEAIEGGSMDTPYLRMKAAAILGGDFTPSFTVQGAAKDLDLIVAAGEAAGARMDLAAAGAARFHRAAAQGHAAEDMAAGYFASWDDA is encoded by the coding sequence ATGTCCGACTCACTCACCGTCGCGGTCCTCGGCACCGGCCTCATGGGCGCCGGGATGGCCCGCAACCTGTCCGCCGCCGGCCACGACGTCCGCGCCTGGAACCGCACCCTGTCCCGCGCACAGCCGCTGGCCGCCGACGGCGTCCGGGTCGTCGCCGACCCCGCGGAGGCCGTACGCGACGCCGACGCCGTCCTCACCATGCTGCTCGACGGTCCCGCCACCGAGGCGGCCGTCAGCGGCGCCGCCGCGGGCTTCAGACCCGGCGCGCTCTGGCTGCAGACCGGCACCGTCGGGCCCGAGGCGCAGGCCGCGCTCGCCGCCCGCGCCGCCGACCACGGCCTGGTCTTCTTCGACTCGCCCGTCCTCGGTACGCGCTCGGTCGCCGACGCGGGCGAGCTGACCGTACTGGCCGCGGGCCCCGAGGACGCCCGGCCGGTCGCGGCCGCGGTCTTCGACGCGATCGGCAGCGGTACCGTCTGGCTGCCGGGACCCGCGGCGGACGGCCCGGCCAGCCGGCTCAAGCTGGTGCTCAACAACTGGGTGCTGGCCCTGACCGCCGCCACCGGCGAGACACTGGCCCTGGCCAAGGCCCTCGGCGTCGACCCCGACCGCTTCTTCGAGGCCATCGAGGGCGGCTCCATGGACACGCCCTACCTGCGGATGAAGGCCGCGGCCATCCTCGGCGGCGACTTCACCCCCAGCTTCACCGTCCAGGGCGCCGCCAAGGACCTCGACCTGATCGTGGCCGCGGGCGAGGCGGCCGGCGCCCGCATGGACCTCGCCGCCGCCGGTGCGGCCCGCTTCCACCGGGCCGCCGCCCAGGGCCACGCCGCCGAGGACATGGCGGCGGGCTACTTCGCCAGCTGGGACGACGCCTGA
- the fabF gene encoding beta-ketoacyl-ACP synthase II, with protein MSPTNRTVVVTGIGATTPLGGDSASTWEALLAGRSGVRLLEQDWAAELPVRIAAQIAVQPGDVLPRPLARKLDRSAQFALIAAREAWADAGFTAKAGEDPAVDPDRLGAVVASGIGGVTTLLGQYDVLKDQGVRKVSPHTVPMLMPNSPSANVGIDINARAGVHTPVSACASGAEAIGYAVEMIRTGRADVVVAGGTEAAIHPLPIVAFGNMMAMSKNNDDPQGASRPYDAGRDGFVLGEGAGVVVLESVEHAKARGARVYAELVGQGISADAHHITQPEPTGRGIAAALQHLLDRSDLKPAEIVHVNAHATSTPQGDVAEIKALRKVFGDDVDHMAISATKSMTGHLLGGAGGIETVASVLALYHRIAPPTINLTDQDPEADADIVRDKARPLPEGTIAALNDSFGFGGHNVVLALRSFSA; from the coding sequence GTGAGCCCGACCAATCGCACCGTGGTCGTCACCGGTATCGGAGCAACCACACCGCTGGGTGGCGACAGCGCGTCGACCTGGGAGGCGCTGCTGGCCGGCCGGTCAGGCGTGCGCCTGCTCGAACAGGACTGGGCGGCCGAGCTGCCGGTAAGGATCGCCGCGCAGATCGCCGTGCAGCCCGGGGACGTGCTGCCCAGGCCGCTGGCCCGCAAGCTGGACCGCAGCGCGCAGTTCGCGCTGATCGCGGCCCGTGAGGCGTGGGCGGACGCCGGCTTCACCGCGAAGGCGGGCGAGGACCCGGCGGTCGACCCCGACCGGCTCGGCGCGGTCGTCGCCTCCGGCATCGGCGGCGTCACGACGCTGCTCGGGCAGTACGACGTCCTCAAGGACCAGGGAGTACGCAAGGTCTCCCCGCACACCGTGCCGATGCTGATGCCCAACAGCCCGTCGGCGAACGTCGGCATCGACATCAACGCCCGGGCCGGCGTGCACACCCCGGTCAGCGCGTGCGCGTCGGGCGCCGAGGCGATCGGCTACGCGGTCGAGATGATCCGCACCGGCCGCGCCGACGTGGTCGTGGCCGGCGGCACCGAGGCGGCGATCCACCCGCTGCCGATCGTCGCCTTCGGCAACATGATGGCGATGTCCAAGAACAATGACGACCCGCAGGGCGCCTCGCGCCCCTACGACGCCGGCCGGGACGGCTTCGTCCTCGGCGAGGGCGCGGGCGTGGTCGTGCTGGAGTCGGTGGAGCACGCGAAGGCGCGCGGCGCCCGGGTGTACGCGGAGCTGGTCGGCCAGGGCATCTCGGCCGACGCGCACCACATCACCCAGCCGGAGCCGACCGGCCGCGGTATCGCGGCGGCACTCCAGCACCTGCTGGACCGCTCGGACCTCAAGCCGGCCGAGATCGTGCACGTCAACGCGCACGCCACGTCCACCCCGCAGGGTGATGTGGCGGAGATCAAGGCGCTGCGGAAGGTGTTCGGGGACGACGTGGACCACATGGCGATCTCCGCCACCAAGTCCATGACCGGCCACCTGCTCGGCGGCGCCGGCGGCATCGAGACGGTCGCCTCCGTGCTGGCCCTCTACCACCGCATCGCCCCGCCGACGATCAACCTCACCGACCAGGACCCGGAGGCCGACGCGGACATCGTCCGCGACAAGGCCCGTCCGCTCCCCGAGGGCACGATCGCGGCCCTGAACGACTCCTTCGGCTTCGGCGGCCACAACGTGGTCCTGGCGCTGCGGAGCTTCAGCGCCTGA
- a CDS encoding acyl carrier protein yields the protein MATQEEIVAGLAEIVNEIAGIPTEDVQVDKSFTDDLDVDSLSMVEVVVAAEEQFSVKIPDDDVKNLKTVGDAADYILKAQQA from the coding sequence ATGGCCACCCAGGAAGAGATCGTCGCCGGTCTCGCCGAGATCGTGAACGAGATCGCCGGCATCCCCACCGAGGACGTCCAGGTCGACAAGTCCTTCACCGATGACCTGGACGTCGACTCGCTGTCGATGGTCGAGGTCGTCGTGGCGGCGGAGGAGCAGTTCAGCGTCAAGATCCCGGACGACGACGTCAAGAACCTGAAGACCGTCGGCGACGCGGCCGACTACATCCTCAAGGCGCAGCAGGCCTGA
- a CDS encoding ketoacyl-ACP synthase III, with the protein MTAKINPSKGSPYARILGVGGYRPTRVVTNEVILENIESSDEWIRSRSGIASRHWAGPDETVAEMSLAAGGKALADAGISASEIDAVIVATVSHFKQTPAVATDIAHRIGAGKPAAFDISAGCAGFTYGLTLAKSMITDGTAHHVLVIGVERLSDLTDKEDRTTAFLFADGAGAVVVGPSKVPAMGPTVWGSEGDKSETIKQTVSWEVYRDTPADQVRFPAITQEGQAVFRWAVFEMAKVAQEALDAAGITADQLDVFIPHQANMRIIDSMIKTLKLPDHVAVARDVETTGNTSAASIPLAMERLLATGEAKSGDTALVIGFGAGLVYAATVVTLP; encoded by the coding sequence ATGACAGCGAAGATCAATCCGAGCAAGGGCTCCCCGTACGCGCGGATCCTCGGAGTCGGCGGCTACCGCCCCACCCGGGTGGTCACCAACGAGGTGATCCTGGAGAACATCGAGTCCAGCGACGAGTGGATCAGGTCGCGGTCCGGCATCGCCAGCCGGCACTGGGCCGGTCCTGACGAGACGGTGGCGGAGATGTCGCTCGCGGCGGGCGGCAAGGCCCTCGCGGACGCCGGCATCAGCGCCTCGGAGATCGACGCCGTCATCGTCGCGACGGTCTCGCACTTCAAGCAGACCCCCGCGGTCGCCACCGACATCGCGCACCGGATCGGCGCGGGCAAGCCGGCCGCGTTCGACATCTCCGCCGGCTGCGCGGGCTTCACGTACGGCCTCACCCTCGCCAAGAGCATGATCACCGACGGCACCGCCCACCACGTGCTGGTGATCGGTGTGGAGCGGCTGAGCGACCTGACCGACAAGGAGGACCGTACGACGGCCTTCCTGTTCGCCGACGGCGCCGGTGCGGTCGTCGTCGGCCCGTCCAAGGTGCCGGCCATGGGCCCGACGGTGTGGGGCTCCGAGGGCGACAAGTCGGAGACCATCAAGCAGACCGTCTCGTGGGAGGTCTACCGGGACACTCCGGCCGACCAGGTGCGCTTCCCTGCGATCACGCAGGAGGGCCAGGCGGTCTTCCGCTGGGCGGTGTTCGAGATGGCGAAGGTGGCCCAGGAGGCGCTGGACGCCGCCGGGATCACCGCGGACCAGCTCGACGTGTTCATCCCGCACCAGGCGAACATGCGGATCATCGACTCGATGATCAAGACGCTCAAGCTTCCCGACCATGTCGCGGTGGCCCGCGACGTCGAGACCACGGGCAACACCTCCGCCGCGTCCATTCCGCTCGCCATGGAGCGGCTGCTCGCCACGGGCGAGGCCAAGAGCGGGGACACCGCGCTGGTCATCGGCTTCGGGGCGGGTCTCGTGTACGCGGCGACTGTGGTTACTCTCCCCTAG
- a CDS encoding ACP S-malonyltransferase, translating to MLVLVAPGQGAQTPGFLAPWLELPGAADRLAGWSAAAELDLAHYGTKADADEIRDTKVAQPLLVAAGLLSAGELGLTPDLVAGHSVGEITAAVLAGVLSAQDAMTFVAARGRAMADAAAVTATGMSAVLGGDPEAVVAHLTRLGLTPANVNGAGQIVAAGTLEQLAALAEDKPEAARVRPLKVAGAFHTAHMASAVAALEALAPSLTVAEPTLPYVSNADGQTVGSGADVVRRLVAQVSNPVRWDLCMETFTERGVTAIIEVSPGGTLVGLAKRALPGVRTLALKTPDDLDAARALVAESAAQAADAASQATPEKEPLQR from the coding sequence GTGCTCGTACTCGTCGCTCCCGGCCAGGGCGCACAGACGCCCGGCTTCCTCGCCCCCTGGCTCGAACTCCCCGGCGCCGCCGACCGCCTCGCAGGCTGGTCGGCCGCGGCGGAGCTGGATCTCGCCCACTACGGCACCAAGGCGGACGCGGACGAGATCCGCGACACCAAGGTCGCGCAGCCGCTGCTGGTCGCCGCGGGCCTGCTGTCCGCCGGCGAGCTGGGGCTGACCCCGGACCTGGTGGCCGGCCACAGCGTCGGCGAGATCACCGCGGCCGTACTGGCCGGGGTGCTGTCCGCGCAGGACGCGATGACGTTCGTGGCGGCCCGCGGCCGGGCGATGGCCGACGCGGCGGCGGTGACCGCGACCGGCATGTCCGCGGTGCTCGGCGGCGACCCGGAAGCGGTGGTGGCCCACCTGACGCGGCTGGGGCTGACCCCGGCCAATGTGAACGGGGCCGGCCAGATCGTTGCCGCGGGCACCCTTGAGCAGCTCGCCGCGCTCGCCGAGGACAAGCCGGAGGCGGCCAGGGTACGGCCGCTCAAGGTCGCGGGCGCCTTCCACACCGCCCACATGGCATCCGCGGTCGCGGCGCTGGAGGCGCTCGCCCCCTCGCTGACCGTCGCGGAGCCGACGCTGCCGTATGTTTCGAATGCGGACGGGCAGACGGTGGGCAGCGGCGCCGACGTGGTACGCCGGCTGGTCGCTCAGGTGTCCAATCCAGTGCGCTGGGATTTGTGCATGGAGACGTTCACGGAGCGCGGGGTCACCGCGATCATCGAGGTGTCGCCGGGCGGCACGCTGGTGGGTCTGGCCAAGCGGGCGCTGCCCGGGGTGCGGACGCTGGCGCTCAAGACGCCCGACGACCTCGACGCGGCCCGCGCGCTGGTCGCCGAGTCCGCGGCGCAGGCCGCGGACGCCGCATCCCAGGCCACCCCAGAAAAGGAGCCGTTGCAGCGATGA
- a CDS encoding PucR family transcriptional regulator codes for MPNASQSPQPPAEPGRGDHPATLRRLEKSAGRLAANAIARMDAQLPWYRAMPPENRSWIGLVAQAGIAAFTEWFRHPEAPQAISTDVFGTAPRELTRAISLRQTVEMVRTTIEVMEAAIDEVAAPGDQGVLREALLVYAREIAFATAQVYAQAAEARGAWDARLESLVVNAVLSGEADEGVLSRAAALGWNSPDKIVVVLGTAPSGDSELTVEAIRRASRHAKLQVLTGVLGERLVVVAGGDDDPLRVAKALIGPFAAGPVVAGPVVGDLLSATRSAQAAAAGLRACHAWPDAPRPVSSDDLLPERAMAGDRHAREQLVEEIYRPLEEAGSALLETLSVYLEQASSLEGAARMLFVHPNTVRYRLRRVTDVTGWSPSDVRSAFTLRIALILGRLSDAERPG; via the coding sequence GTGCCGAACGCCTCTCAGTCACCGCAGCCCCCCGCCGAACCCGGTCGCGGGGACCATCCCGCGACGCTGCGCCGACTGGAGAAGTCCGCCGGAAGGCTGGCCGCGAACGCCATCGCGCGGATGGACGCCCAGCTGCCGTGGTATCGGGCGATGCCGCCGGAGAACCGCTCGTGGATCGGCCTGGTGGCGCAGGCCGGGATCGCCGCGTTCACCGAGTGGTTCCGGCACCCCGAGGCGCCGCAGGCGATCAGCACGGACGTGTTCGGTACGGCGCCGCGCGAGCTGACCCGGGCGATCTCGCTGCGGCAGACCGTGGAGATGGTGCGGACCACGATCGAGGTGATGGAGGCCGCGATCGACGAGGTCGCGGCGCCCGGCGACCAGGGGGTGCTGCGCGAGGCGCTGCTCGTCTACGCGCGGGAGATCGCCTTCGCCACCGCGCAGGTGTACGCGCAGGCCGCGGAGGCGCGCGGCGCGTGGGACGCGCGCCTCGAGTCGCTGGTGGTCAACGCGGTGCTGTCGGGCGAGGCCGACGAGGGCGTGCTGTCCCGGGCGGCGGCACTCGGCTGGAATTCGCCGGACAAGATCGTCGTGGTGCTCGGCACCGCGCCGAGCGGGGACAGCGAGCTGACCGTCGAGGCGATCAGGCGGGCGTCCCGGCACGCGAAGCTGCAAGTGCTGACCGGGGTGCTCGGTGAGCGCCTGGTGGTGGTCGCGGGCGGCGACGACGACCCGCTGCGGGTCGCGAAGGCGCTCATCGGGCCGTTCGCGGCCGGCCCCGTGGTGGCCGGGCCCGTGGTGGGCGACCTGCTGTCGGCGACCCGTTCGGCGCAGGCCGCGGCGGCGGGTCTGCGGGCCTGCCACGCGTGGCCGGACGCGCCCCGTCCGGTGTCGTCCGACGACCTGCTGCCGGAGCGCGCGATGGCGGGCGACCGCCATGCGCGTGAGCAATTGGTGGAGGAGATCTACAGGCCTTTGGAAGAAGCGGGCTCGGCGCTGCTGGAGACGCTGAGTGTCTATCTGGAGCAGGCCTCGTCCCTCGAAGGGGCCGCGCGGATGCTGTTCGTGCACCCCAATACCGTGCGCTACCGGCTGCGACGTGTGACCGATGTCACCGGGTGGTCTCCTTCAGACGTACGTTCGGCGTTCACCCTGCGCATCGCCCTCATCCTGGGCAGGCTCTCGGATGCGGAGCGTCCCGGCTGA
- a CDS encoding pirin family protein, whose amino-acid sequence MIDVRRGGDRYAGGEPEAGVDTRHAFSFSGFYDPDNIRFGLLVACNEERLAPGAGFGEHTHRDTEIVTWVTEGELEHRDTGGRVARLRAGDAQWLSAGSGVRHVEHNVGEGPLTFLQMWLHPDAFGAGPQYAAVTGPVPAGPGLTLLASGAPDATPPLRLRQRAAALWVGRPLVPDQVALPPAEFGYLHVLRGTVRLAGETLDPGDAARITGEPALTALASGGAEYVFWSMHAEPPPA is encoded by the coding sequence ATGATCGACGTGCGCCGGGGCGGCGACCGCTACGCCGGCGGGGAGCCGGAGGCCGGGGTCGACACCCGGCACGCCTTCTCCTTCTCCGGCTTCTACGACCCCGACAACATACGGTTCGGGCTGCTCGTCGCCTGCAACGAGGAGCGGCTCGCGCCGGGCGCCGGATTCGGTGAGCACACCCACCGCGACACGGAGATCGTCACCTGGGTCACCGAGGGCGAGCTGGAACACCGGGACACCGGCGGCCGGGTCGCGCGGCTGCGGGCCGGCGACGCGCAATGGCTGAGCGCCGGCAGCGGGGTGCGGCACGTCGAACACAACGTCGGCGAGGGGCCGCTGACGTTCCTTCAGATGTGGCTGCACCCCGATGCCTTCGGGGCCGGGCCGCAGTACGCCGCCGTCACCGGGCCGGTCCCGGCGGGCCCCGGGCTCACCCTGCTGGCGTCCGGGGCGCCGGACGCCACGCCCCCGCTGCGGCTGCGGCAGCGGGCCGCCGCGCTGTGGGTCGGCCGCCCCCTCGTTCCCGACCAGGTGGCGCTGCCCCCGGCCGAGTTCGGCTACCTCCACGTCCTGCGCGGCACCGTCCGCCTCGCGGGGGAGACGCTCGATCCGGGCGACGCCGCCCGGATCACCGGCGAGCCGGCCCTGACCGCCCTCGCCTCGGGCGGCGCCGAATACGTCTTCTGGTCCATGCACGCCGAGCCGCCCCCCGCCTGA